The DNA region TGCTGGGCATGAAGGACAGGAAGAGGATGTGGACTCTGGGCATGGCCTTCATCGCCGCGTCGGCTTTTGTCTACTTTCTGTTCATGGCCGCCTGGCTGAACCTGATCCTGCTCTTCGGGCTTGTGCTCTGGATCAGGATAGGCATCGGAATCCTGGCCCTTCTGAGCGGCGCCTACAGCATTCGGGACGCCCTGACGACCAGGTCTCTTGAATGCACGCTGGCAGGTAGCGAGAAGCGGCAGGCATTCCGCGAGAAACTTAAAAATATCATCAGCCGGAACAGCCTGATCCTCTCCCTGTGCGGGATCATCGTCCTGGCCTTCATGGTCAACCTCATCGAGATCGTCTGCTCGGCAGGGTTCCCGGCAATCTACACCCAGGTCCTATCCCTGAGCCACCTGCCCTCATGGCAGTATTATTCCTACATACTGCTCTACATCCTGTTTTTCATGCTCGACGACATGTTCGTCTTCGTGGCCGCCATGCTCACGTTCGAGATCACCGGGATGACCACCAAATACGTACGCATTGCACGACTGGTGGGGGGACTGCTCATGCTGCTGATCGGCACGCTGCTGATCTTCAAGCCGCAATGGCTGATGTTCGGATGAGAGGCCGCAGGCGTCCCGCGCCGATGCGCAGTCAGCTCAGCCCTGCCCAGGCCACAAGAGCAAACCGGTGACGAACAGTTCCTTGCGCCGCTTCGGCAACCTCTTGATCCACCCTTCCAGCGACAAAGCTGCTGACTTGCCGCCCACCGGAACCGAAAAGGCAAGTTCCAGCGGCCCGCGCCCGCGCAAATATTTGGCCGCCCTGGGGCCGCCGGAGGCGTGTTCGGCCAGGCGGCGGGCCACGTCGGTAGTGATGCCGGTGTAGAGGCTCCCGTCGCCGCAGCGCAGTACGTACACGAACCAATCGGACACGGACTATGACGGCAGGGTGTTAAGAACCGAGAAGAAATGCATGGTACTGCCCGTGATGACAAAAAGGTGCCAGATAGCGTGATTGTAGGGCAGACGATCCCATACATAGAAAATGACACCCAGCGTATAGGCCAGTCCGCCCAAGGCCAGAAAGACCAAGCTGGTGCCGGACAGGGTCGCGTACATATCCCGCCCGATGAGAACGCAGAGCCAGCCCATGCCGAGATAGATGGTCAGAGACAGGCGCTTGAAACGATACACGAAGCAGCACTTGAGCACGACTCCGGCCACCGCAAGAAGCCACACCACCCCGAACACGGTCCAGCCCACGGTTTCACGCAGATTGACCAGCATGAAGGGCGTGTAGGTGCCGGCGATGAGCAGGAAAATGGCGCTGTGATCCAGGGTCTTCAGAATGCGTTTTGCCCGTGGCAACGGGATGGCGTGATACAGGGTGGACGCCATGTAGAGCAGGATGAGCGTGGTGCCGAAAATGGAAAAACTGACCACGTGCCAGGCGTCGCCCTGGGACACGGCCCGAGCGATGAGCACCACCAGAGCGGCGATGGACATCCCGGCCGCAATGGCGTGGGTAATGCTGTTGGCGATTTCTTCGCCCTGGGAATACTGAGAAACGGACCTGTCCATGTTCATATACTCCTCCATCCCCAGGCCTTGGCCCTCAGGGGTTGTCACCGTCTCCTCCCGCATCGCGAAAGGAATTGTCCACTTCGGACGCGAAATCGTTTATCCAGTAAATCCGGTCGGCCCGGCATTGCAATTCCGAGGAAACCCCGTCCCTGAAAACCACGAGCTCTATGCTCTTGCCCTGCTCCGAGAGGTGCTCAACGGCGTCAAGTAGATCAGAATCGCCGGAGGACAGCATGAGCGTATCGTAATTGCGCTGATGAATGAGCGACAGGGTGGCGATGGCCACATCCACGCCCTTCTGGATCTCGTTGAAGACCCGATGGGTGAAATCCCCGGTCTGATTCTGGCACCTGAGCGACACCTTCTGGCCGCACTCCTCGCAATAGGCCTTGTCAGCGCGCTGCTGCTTGAGCGTATAGAACTTGGTGATGATCTTGGGCCCAAACGGCGGCCCGCTGCGCAGCCAGCGATGAAAATTGTCCTGCCCGTCCGAAGGCGGATTGGGCGTGGAGTTGAGATAGTAGGCCCTCCAGATGAGGCCGTCCTGCTCCAAATGGTTTCTAAGGCGCAAATAGCTGAATTCATAGCCGCTACGCACGCTATGCCGAGCGTTGAAAAGATAACCTGCGTCGATAAGCCAGAGTCTACGTTTTTGGGTCATGAATCCTCGTACTTATGTTCCAAAATATGCTTATAAAAATACCTAGCATACTATAAAAACGTTCGCCACATGCGTTAAGCCGGAAAAGTCGGGCCGAAACGCTCGCCGGTCAGGCATTCGCCGCCCTTTGGCGTAACAACGAAAGTATTTTCCACCCCGACCATGCCAAGCCCCTTGATGCCGATCTTGGGCTCCAAGGCCAGGACCATGTTCTCTTCCAGGGGGCGGTCGAAGGTTGGGGCGATGACCGGCCACTCGTCGATGGCAAGGCCAATGCCGTGCCCCAGAAATCCGACCTTGTTGCGACCAAGGCCCATGAAGCCCTCGCCCATGTTATTGGCCAGCACGATGCGGATGCAGTCGCGGTAAAGGTCCGCCGGGATGGCGCCGGGCACCAGGCGGCTGCTCAGGTGTTCCTGGATCTGCAGGCAGAAATCCTGGGCGCGATCCGCCTCTTCGGGGATCACCGACTCTTCCGCCCAGTACACCTGGGTCTTGTCCGTGTGGTAGCCTTCAAGGCAAAATCCGCAGTCGAGGGCCAGTGGCTCCCCGCGCTGCCAGACCTTACCGGCATAGCCCAGGAAAGGGAGCACCGGATGCGCCCCGCGAAGGCCCAGGGGACCGTTGAACACACTGGGATAATTGGCGGAATCTCCGGCCGCGACATGCCCCAAAAAAATCTCCTCACCCGCGTTCTGCATGCGCATCATGCCCTGGTGGCCGTGCCGGTAAAAGGCGTCCCACACGGCCAGGGCAATTTCCCGCTCGGTCATGCCGGGACGGATAAGGTCGGGCAGAGTGTCGTTCAGCGCCTGGTCGTGGCGCGCTCCGGCCAGGCGCAGCTTGGCCAGCTCCCAATCGGTCTTGACGGCGCGGGTCCAGGCCAGGGCCCTGTCACCGGGAACCAGCCTGACCCCCGGCAGCTTCGATCGCAAAAGCTCCCCCATGGACCAGCTCAGCCCCGTCATTTCAACGGCCGCCATATCGCCAAGAGGAGCTTCGGCCTCTCGCAGCAGACCGGGCAACTGCGAATACGACTTGAACTCCATGATGCGCTCGAGCGGCGAATCGAGACGGGCACGCTCCACGCCTTTGCGGCACAGCAGCACGGGCTCGCCGGTCATGGGCACCCACAACGCGCCGCTGGCCCAGGCTCCGCTCAGATGGTAGATGCCAAGACGCGAAAAGACCAGAATTCCCGACGCTTCGGGGCAAGCCTCAGCCATGTGAACCCGCAGGCGCGAGACGCGTTCCCGGGTCTCGGACAGGGGCATTTGCTCAAGGGAAACAAAGCTCATGCGACCTCCTCGCACAGGGTGTAGTCCATGGTCCTCCGCCGGGGAGTGAATCCGGCGCGCTCGACCAGCCCGCGCAGTCGATCCTCGGGCAGCAGAAAATGCACGCCCGTGGCCGCGACGACATTCTCTTCGAGCATGGTCGAGCCGAAATCATTGGCGCCCCAAAAGAGGGCCAACTGGCCGATCATGGGCCCTTGAGTGACCCAGGAGGCCTGGATGTTGTCAATATTGTCCAGATACAGTCGGCACAGGGCCAGAAATTTGAGATACTCGTGCGACGAGGTTTCGGGCATGACCATGCGCGTGTTGCGGGGCTGAAAAGTCCAGGGGATGAAGGCCGTGAATCCGCCGGTGCGGTCCTGCAGGTCGCGCAGCCGATCAAGGTGCTCCATGCGCTGCGCAAAGGTCTCTCCCTGCCCGAACATCATGGTCGCCGTGGTGCGCATGCCAAGGCCGTGGGCTGTCTCCATGACATCGATCCACTGATCCGCCGTGCACTTGCGCGGAGAAACGCGATCCCTGACCTCGTCATTGAGAATCTCGGCTCCGCCGCCGGGCATGGAATCAAGACCCGCGCGGCGCAGCTCCGTCAGGATGTCGGCCACGGAGCGCCCTTCCTTCTCACTCAGGTACCAGACCTCGGAAGGCGAAAAGCCATGCACGGCCACGCCCGGAAAATGGCTCTTGA from Desulfomicrobium apsheronum includes:
- a CDS encoding M24 family metallopeptidase, producing the protein MSFVSLEQMPLSETRERVSRLRVHMAEACPEASGILVFSRLGIYHLSGAWASGALWVPMTGEPVLLCRKGVERARLDSPLERIMEFKSYSQLPGLLREAEAPLGDMAAVEMTGLSWSMGELLRSKLPGVRLVPGDRALAWTRAVKTDWELAKLRLAGARHDQALNDTLPDLIRPGMTEREIALAVWDAFYRHGHQGMMRMQNAGEEIFLGHVAAGDSANYPSVFNGPLGLRGAHPVLPFLGYAGKVWQRGEPLALDCGFCLEGYHTDKTQVYWAEESVIPEEADRAQDFCLQIQEHLSSRLVPGAIPADLYRDCIRIVLANNMGEGFMGLGRNKVGFLGHGIGLAIDEWPVIAPTFDRPLEENMVLALEPKIGIKGLGMVGVENTFVVTPKGGECLTGERFGPTFPA
- the trhA gene encoding PAQR family membrane homeostasis protein TrhA, with the translated sequence MNMDRSVSQYSQGEEIANSITHAIAAGMSIAALVVLIARAVSQGDAWHVVSFSIFGTTLILLYMASTLYHAIPLPRAKRILKTLDHSAIFLLIAGTYTPFMLVNLRETVGWTVFGVVWLLAVAGVVLKCCFVYRFKRLSLTIYLGMGWLCVLIGRDMYATLSGTSLVFLALGGLAYTLGVIFYVWDRLPYNHAIWHLFVITGSTMHFFSVLNTLPS
- a CDS encoding GIY-YIG nuclease family protein, whose product is MYVLRCGDGSLYTGITTDVARRLAEHASGGPRAAKYLRGRGPLELAFSVPVGGKSAALSLEGWIKRLPKRRKELFVTGLLLWPGQG
- the mqnC gene encoding cyclic dehypoxanthinyl futalosine synthase; this translates as MNTRLNKNEARYVWDMNDVFSLGKLAHQRRMEMHPEGIVTYIVDRNINYTNVCVSACKFCAFFKGPGEEGGYVLPTEEILSKVRETVDVGGYQILLQGGMNPDLPLGYYTDLLGTLKSHFPGVAVHGFSPSEVWYLSEKEGRSVADILTELRRAGLDSMPGGGAEILNDEVRDRVSPRKCTADQWIDVMETAHGLGMRTTATMMFGQGETFAQRMEHLDRLRDLQDRTGGFTAFIPWTFQPRNTRMVMPETSSHEYLKFLALCRLYLDNIDNIQASWVTQGPMIGQLALFWGANDFGSTMLEENVVAATGVHFLLPEDRLRGLVERAGFTPRRRTMDYTLCEEVA
- a CDS encoding glutaredoxin family protein, producing MKKRQYLLVLLLFSVFFLCFANPRSGLDVYLFYGDGCPHCKKEEKYLKMYEEKYADLNMHRFEVYFSDENMKLFGRVAESMGADVSGIPFLIIGDEYIVGFDETLTPGRIQSRIEECLTRKCPDPSRRIIFEHSRDMLTDEESGSVGNETEQAAGERERIITLPLLGDIDVRTFSLPVLTVVMGFLDGFNPCAMWALIFLIGLLLGMKDRKRMWTLGMAFIAASAFVYFLFMAAWLNLILLFGLVLWIRIGIGILALLSGAYSIRDALTTRSLECTLAGSEKRQAFREKLKNIISRNSLILSLCGIIVLAFMVNLIEIVCSAGFPAIYTQVLSLSHLPSWQYYSYILLYILFFMLDDMFVFVAAMLTFEITGMTTKYVRIARLVGGLLMLLIGTLLIFKPQWLMFG
- a CDS encoding NYN domain-containing protein, which encodes MTQKRRLWLIDAGYLFNARHSVRSGYEFSYLRLRNHLEQDGLIWRAYYLNSTPNPPSDGQDNFHRWLRSGPPFGPKIITKFYTLKQQRADKAYCEECGQKVSLRCQNQTGDFTHRVFNEIQKGVDVAIATLSLIHQRNYDTLMLSSGDSDLLDAVEHLSEQGKSIELVVFRDGVSSELQCRADRIYWINDFASEVDNSFRDAGGDGDNP